The Winogradskyella schleiferi genome has a window encoding:
- a CDS encoding CHAT domain-containing protein, producing MADSLALLSQFRQVLDCRDKAVEIASVTTKDTIPYLELLRNISQNESIIEDKDLKEEAYNNLKSQIEELKKFSTNPDRLYRIYNRLYKASSQTNNIDDSDYFITQSLENHYKSSAIDSLMLLETLQNAGATYKQIGKLNESVAMFQKAEIYCQDLKIEDASMLGFNYMSLSELHRYRYLDNPKKFIEYLKKAQDVYENAHAVDDMIRVYLGLSDFKSSEGNFEQSINYLKKAFRAYKEDVEEYKKGGLDKSNINLEMKLHNYFIEKYRMVGNEKSMLYHLNEMLKQATPKVLNDNIKDLISLSHLYLVEYYENDNIEQALIYLNQGSKFFPTEDLYFIREEYDMHYVNIFMKKNEYDKALTILKTLSETKGLPLFIAKTTLEKRIVLNIKSEKYDDAFLGINTFLIRYYDTNEATDIRTLAYKDFNPGTVLSDTQRFLNIAKELKATPNDQVTENLYWLALKQFQANLKQEILSDRVNLLYADVCYYFYTKASNKALSPSKLNQFITFTETIESKHLLNTFINNRIDSHAIEIDTLINQEQRIRANITYLKKQNIEKPIDSINQLIFEDNLKLEKINEQLKKNSNRMAGLVNTENILEQIKDNYIIKYKQVNNSLFRIEFNTTKDITVNEIKDYDILKDKIKETVALLKKPDSSPETIIKNTDILFNKLLSDTIILNFSDTVYLILDDVLHYLPFELLTHNKYYLVENTTISYASALSLINNNSIVQTSDGKKNIALFAPSYKSFAPTNAQLAVRGTPYYLEGTLNEVKAISKLFANSDLYINDKASKESFKNLSKDYSILHLSMHSFINDQEAELSSLVFSDNDKDYELYISELYGLNLNADMAVLSACNTGVGEFKTGKGIVSMNTAFTAAGVPSVLSSLWSAPDEATEKIMTSFYKHLKKGETKSEALKNAKLDYLKITDDPNLKHPYYWAGFVLTGDTSAIVSPTNYWLYGIIVTFVLILIVTIIAKRRLKLKS from the coding sequence ATGGCTGATTCATTAGCATTACTCTCTCAATTTAGGCAGGTTTTAGATTGTAGAGACAAGGCTGTTGAAATTGCAAGTGTTACAACAAAAGACACTATCCCATATTTAGAGTTATTAAGAAATATTTCTCAAAACGAATCCATAATTGAAGACAAAGATTTAAAGGAGGAGGCTTATAATAATTTGAAAAGTCAAATTGAGGAATTAAAGAAATTTAGTACAAATCCAGATCGGTTATACAGAATATATAATCGATTATATAAAGCTTCAAGTCAAACTAATAATATTGACGACAGTGATTACTTTATAACTCAATCTTTAGAAAATCACTACAAGAGTTCTGCAATTGATTCGTTGATGCTATTGGAAACATTACAAAACGCGGGTGCAACATATAAGCAGATCGGTAAGTTAAATGAATCCGTAGCAATGTTTCAGAAAGCTGAAATTTATTGTCAAGATTTAAAAATCGAAGATGCCAGTATGCTTGGATTTAATTATATGAGTTTGTCTGAACTTCATAGGTACAGATATCTCGATAATCCTAAAAAATTTATTGAATATTTAAAAAAAGCACAAGATGTTTATGAAAACGCTCATGCCGTAGATGATATGATACGTGTGTATCTGGGGCTTTCTGATTTTAAAAGTTCAGAAGGTAATTTTGAGCAGTCTATAAATTATTTAAAAAAAGCATTTCGAGCTTATAAAGAAGATGTTGAAGAATATAAAAAAGGAGGTTTAGATAAAAGCAATATTAATCTAGAGATGAAACTTCATAACTATTTTATTGAGAAATACAGAATGGTGGGTAATGAAAAATCAATGCTATACCACCTTAATGAAATGTTAAAGCAAGCGACACCAAAAGTTTTAAATGATAACATCAAAGATTTAATTAGTCTAAGTCATCTTTATCTAGTTGAATACTATGAAAATGATAATATTGAACAAGCCCTTATTTACTTAAATCAAGGAAGTAAATTTTTCCCAACGGAGGATTTGTATTTCATTCGAGAAGAATACGATATGCATTATGTTAATATATTCATGAAAAAAAACGAATATGATAAAGCGCTGACTATTTTAAAGACCTTGAGTGAAACAAAAGGATTACCACTGTTTATAGCAAAGACAACACTTGAAAAACGGATTGTCTTGAACATAAAATCCGAAAAGTATGATGATGCTTTTTTAGGGATAAATACGTTCTTAATACGCTATTATGATACTAACGAAGCTACAGATATTAGAACATTGGCTTATAAAGATTTCAATCCAGGAACAGTTTTGAGTGATACACAGCGTTTTTTGAATATCGCTAAAGAACTTAAAGCAACACCAAATGACCAAGTAACCGAAAATTTATATTGGTTGGCATTAAAACAGTTTCAAGCCAATCTAAAACAAGAGATTTTAAGTGATAGAGTTAACTTACTTTACGCTGATGTTTGCTACTATTTCTATACAAAAGCATCAAACAAGGCATTGAGTCCATCAAAATTAAATCAATTTATAACATTTACTGAAACGATTGAGTCTAAACATCTTTTAAATACCTTCATCAATAATAGAATAGATTCTCATGCCATTGAAATAGATACCTTAATCAACCAAGAGCAAAGAATAAGAGCCAACATTACTTATCTAAAAAAGCAAAATATTGAAAAGCCAATAGATAGTATTAATCAACTCATTTTTGAAGATAATTTAAAACTAGAAAAGATTAATGAGCAGCTTAAGAAAAACTCAAATAGAATGGCTGGCTTGGTGAACACCGAAAATATTCTAGAACAGATTAAAGACAATTACATTATTAAGTATAAGCAGGTCAACAATAGTCTATTTAGAATTGAATTTAACACTACAAAAGACATTACTGTCAATGAAATTAAAGATTATGACATTTTAAAAGATAAAATAAAAGAAACCGTTGCGCTTTTAAAAAAACCAGATTCTTCACCTGAAACTATAATTAAAAACACGGATATTTTATTTAACAAACTTTTGAGCGATACGATTATTCTCAATTTCTCTGATACGGTCTATTTAATTTTAGATGATGTTTTACACTATTTACCCTTTGAATTGTTGACTCATAATAAGTACTATCTTGTTGAAAATACAACGATAAGTTATGCATCAGCTTTAAGCTTAATAAATAATAACAGTATTGTACAAACATCAGATGGCAAAAAAAATATCGCTTTATTTGCTCCTTCGTATAAGTCATTTGCACCAACAAATGCGCAGTTAGCTGTGCGTGGCACACCGTATTATTTAGAAGGAACATTAAATGAGGTTAAAGCTATTTCTAAACTTTTTGCAAATAGCGATTTGTATATCAATGATAAAGCATCAAAAGAATCTTTTAAAAATCTATCGAAAGACTATTCTATTTTGCATTTATCCATGCATTCCTTTATAAACGACCAAGAAGCTGAACTGAGTAGTTTAGTTTTTTCAGATAATGACAAGGACTATGAGCTTTACATTTCAGAGTTATATGGTTTAAATTTAAATGCTGATATGGCGGTTTTAAGTGCTTGTAATACAGGTGTTGGAGAATTTAAAACAGGAAAAGGCATAGTGTCTATGAACACTGCTTTTACAGCAGCTGGAGTGCCTTCTGTTTTGTCAAGTTTATGGAGTGCACCAGATGAGGCTACAGAGAAAATAATGACCTCATTTTATAAGCATCTTAAAAAAGGAGAAACAAAAAGCGAAGCTTTAAAAAATGCAAAACTAGATTATTTAAAAATTACTGATGATCCTAACCTAAAACATCCTTATTATTGGGCAGGTTTTGTACTAACTGGAGATACATCGGCTATAGTCTCTCCTACTAATTATTGGCTTTATGGGATTATTGTAACTTTTGTATTAATTTTAATTGTTACTATAATTGCAAAAAGGCGATTAAAACTGAAGTCATAA
- a CDS encoding T9SS type A sorting domain-containing protein has translation MKYLYIIITFSVLSMQNTKAQTADYFLTINTTSATNLTIDTGIEFNGYRYFSATKNFTESTIWKTNGTEIGTSDFINSNDITSASPIFVFNNELYYHAFQLGETLVYKTNGAIKTPFLQENAESPVVGFDTRSVAILDTNFVFRHGTITNGYELYISDGTPNSPILLKDIRPGASSSQPNYFTKVGDDKVVFTANDGINGIELWVTDGTSAGTLLVKDINTSGDSFINGLTSFNGKAYFSLENDIWETDGTEAGTVIFLNLRMDSNSEYPFYEYNNELYFTAYDTSFNFVDLWKTDGTVAGSTILTSGLNYADVFQKTNNYLFFAANTDANGYELWRTNGTPGGTLLTRDINPGPEDSLVGEPSLGNGGNLLFFEATFYDDDPNIEAALSGELWSSNGTETGTLLNTTINPSSGRGQPDQFFNTNGKLIFQANGDGSGASNSNQGIDLWITNANLLSIEENESSLTNFLLYPNPSSDSISIKDLNNTINEIAIFSLEGRKVKTITSNFQAISVQDLSAGTYLVSIKLNDGKHSTLKFLKQ, from the coding sequence ATGAAATATTTATACATCATTATTACTTTCTCTGTGCTAAGTATGCAAAATACAAAAGCACAAACTGCAGATTATTTTTTAACAATTAATACTACAAGCGCAACCAATTTAACTATAGACACAGGTATTGAATTTAATGGTTACAGATATTTCAGTGCTACTAAAAACTTTACCGAAAGCACTATTTGGAAAACAAATGGAACTGAAATTGGCACATCTGATTTTATAAACTCTAATGATATTACTAGTGCTAGTCCAATATTTGTTTTCAATAATGAATTATACTACCATGCCTTTCAACTAGGAGAAACCCTAGTTTATAAAACAAATGGAGCTATCAAAACTCCGTTTCTTCAAGAAAACGCAGAATCTCCAGTCGTTGGTTTTGATACCAGAAGCGTTGCCATTTTAGACACCAACTTTGTATTTAGACATGGAACGATAACTAATGGTTATGAGTTATATATTAGTGATGGTACACCCAACAGCCCAATACTTCTAAAAGATATAAGACCAGGCGCTTCATCTAGCCAACCCAATTATTTCACAAAAGTTGGTGACGACAAAGTGGTATTTACAGCTAATGATGGCATCAACGGCATAGAACTTTGGGTTACAGATGGTACAAGCGCTGGTACACTGTTAGTAAAAGATATTAATACTTCAGGGGATTCTTTTATAAATGGACTAACCAGTTTTAATGGCAAAGCCTATTTTAGTTTAGAAAATGATATCTGGGAAACTGATGGTACCGAAGCAGGAACTGTAATATTTTTAAATCTTAGAATGGATAGTAATTCTGAATACCCATTTTATGAGTACAATAACGAACTTTATTTTACAGCTTACGACACCTCATTCAATTTTGTAGACCTTTGGAAAACCGATGGAACAGTTGCTGGAAGCACAATTTTAACCAGTGGACTAAACTATGCTGATGTATTTCAAAAAACAAATAATTACTTGTTTTTTGCTGCAAATACAGACGCAAACGGCTATGAGCTTTGGAGAACAAATGGCACACCCGGAGGCACGCTGTTAACTAGAGATATAAATCCAGGACCAGAAGACAGCTTGGTCGGCGAACCTTCATTAGGCAATGGTGGAAATTTATTGTTTTTTGAAGCTACTTTTTATGATGATGATCCTAATATAGAAGCCGCTTTAAGTGGAGAGTTGTGGTCATCTAATGGCACAGAAACTGGGACACTTCTTAATACAACAATAAACCCTTCAAGTGGACGAGGACAACCAGACCAATTTTTCAATACAAACGGCAAGCTCATTTTTCAGGCCAACGGAGATGGTAGTGGTGCGAGCAATTCAAATCAAGGTATTGACTTATGGATTACAAATGCTAACTTGTTGTCTATAGAAGAAAATGAATCATCTCTAACCAACTTTTTATTATACCCAAATCCAAGTTCAGATAGTATCTCCATTAAAGATTTAAATAATACAATTAACGAAATAGCCATTTTCTCTCTTGAGGGCAGAAAAGTTAAAACCATTACTTCTAATTTTCAAGCTATTTCCGTACAAGACCTATCTGCTGGCACTTATTTGGTATCTATAAAACTGAATGATGGAAAACACAGTACTTTAAAGTTTTTAAAACAGTAA
- a CDS encoding RNA polymerase sigma factor, with amino-acid sequence MNKEPTLEDLLKDKDNAFELLYKNYKDDFIAFGRKFSLKDNEIVDIYQDSFLSLYENLLNGKITAFTSSIKTYLFSIGKFKIYEHLRAHSKLNIIDAPINEEITLEDLTLENEVLSEREQLVKANFKKLGKQCQRILELFYFKGNTLTDIKEIENYDKTDVVKSLKSRCLKKLKQLVNA; translated from the coding sequence ATGAATAAAGAACCTACACTAGAAGATCTTTTAAAGGATAAGGATAATGCCTTTGAACTTCTTTATAAAAACTATAAAGATGATTTTATAGCTTTTGGTAGAAAGTTCTCATTAAAGGACAATGAAATCGTAGATATTTACCAAGACAGTTTTTTAAGTCTTTATGAAAATTTATTGAATGGAAAAATAACAGCATTTACAAGTAGTATAAAAACTTACTTATTTAGTATTGGCAAGTTTAAAATTTATGAGCACCTCAGAGCACATTCTAAATTAAATATTATTGATGCACCCATTAATGAAGAGATTACTCTTGAGGATTTAACTTTAGAAAATGAAGTATTATCTGAGCGAGAACAGCTCGTAAAAGCAAATTTTAAAAAACTAGGCAAACAATGCCAGCGCATTTTAGAACTTTTTTATTTTAAAGGAAATACCTTAACAGACATTAAAGAGATTGAGAACTATGATAAAACAGATGTTGTAAAAAGCCTAAAATCGAGATGTTTAAAAAAACTAAAACAACTCGTAAATGCATAA
- a CDS encoding DUF6252 family protein — protein MKVLQTILFMAFAFLATSCGGDDDSPSEPSNNNLFSVKINGTDYNPQFVNGLITVIGSTITISGSESNGDNVVINFPISAEAGDTFTIADTQFVASYDASNGDSALSSSGSITITAHNTETQKVSGTFNFVGDPILTGGTTYTFTDGTFEVTYSLN, from the coding sequence ATGAAAGTATTACAAACAATTTTATTTATGGCATTTGCGTTCTTAGCAACATCATGCGGTGGAGATGACGATTCTCCTTCGGAACCTTCTAATAATAATTTGTTTTCTGTGAAAATCAATGGAACAGATTATAATCCGCAGTTTGTTAACGGATTAATTACAGTAATAGGCTCTACTATTACAATAAGTGGTAGCGAGTCTAATGGTGATAATGTGGTTATTAATTTTCCTATCAGTGCAGAAGCGGGAGATACGTTTACCATTGCAGACACACAGTTTGTGGCTAGCTACGACGCTAGTAATGGTGATAGTGCTCTGTCGAGTAGTGGCAGCATTACAATTACAGCTCATAATACAGAGACTCAAAAAGTATCTGGTACTTTTAACTTTGTTGGAGATCCAATACTTACAGGAGGTACGACTTATACTTTTACTGATGGGACTTTTGAAGTGACTTACAGTTTAAATTAA
- a CDS encoding MarC family protein has protein sequence MELNFKEIFTAFMVLFAVIDIIGNIPIIMDLRKKVGHIQSEKASIIAGIIMIIFLFVGKSLLNLIGIDVNSFAVAGAFVIFFIALEMVLGVTLYKDDEHDALTASVFPLAFPLMAGPGSLTTLLSLRAEFAIENIIVAVICNVIVIYIVLKTSAKIEHVIGANGIKIIRKVFGVILLAIAVKLFAHNIKELLA, from the coding sequence ATGGAATTAAATTTTAAAGAAATATTTACAGCCTTTATGGTGCTCTTTGCCGTCATTGATATTATCGGGAATATTCCGATAATTATGGATTTACGTAAAAAAGTCGGGCATATACAAAGTGAAAAAGCGTCTATTATAGCTGGTATAATTATGATTATCTTTCTTTTTGTTGGAAAAAGTTTATTAAATCTCATTGGCATTGATGTCAACTCATTTGCGGTAGCTGGTGCTTTTGTTATCTTTTTTATTGCCTTGGAAATGGTTTTGGGTGTTACGCTTTATAAGGACGATGAACACGATGCTTTGACGGCTTCGGTTTTTCCGTTGGCATTTCCACTTATGGCAGGACCAGGAAGTTTAACCACTTTATTATCTTTACGTGCCGAATTCGCCATTGAAAATATTATTGTTGCTGTTATTTGTAATGTGATTGTCATTTATATTGTGTTAAAAACCTCAGCAAAAATTGAACATGTTATTGGCGCAAACGGAATAAAAATAATAAGAAAAGTTTTTGGCGTAATTTTGTTAGCCATAGCCGTAAAACTATTTGCTCATAATATTAAAGAATTATTGGCATAA
- a CDS encoding DUF3109 family protein gives MFQLGKTIVSEDIIEKDFVCNLSACKGACCIDGDAGAPLDKDEVQILEDIYPKVKPFLRKEGIAAIEAQGTSITTDFGDLETPLINGADCAYVIFDEKKTALCGIEEAYNQGEISWKKPVSCHLYPIRVKEYTEFSGVNYDKWEICDDACALGKELQVPIYKFVKEALIRKFGEDWYAELEKVAENHSI, from the coding sequence ATGTTTCAACTCGGAAAAACCATAGTCTCAGAAGACATTATAGAAAAAGATTTTGTTTGTAACCTATCGGCTTGTAAAGGTGCTTGTTGCATTGATGGCGATGCTGGTGCACCTTTGGATAAAGATGAGGTGCAAATTCTAGAGGATATATATCCTAAAGTAAAGCCATTTCTTCGTAAAGAAGGTATAGCGGCTATTGAAGCTCAAGGTACATCGATAACAACAGATTTTGGGGATTTAGAAACACCCTTAATCAACGGAGCAGATTGTGCGTATGTCATTTTTGATGAGAAAAAAACTGCACTTTGCGGCATAGAAGAAGCCTATAACCAAGGAGAGATATCTTGGAAAAAACCAGTATCTTGTCACTTATATCCGATAAGAGTGAAAGAATACACTGAGTTTTCTGGTGTAAACTACGACAAATGGGAGATCTGTGATGATGCCTGTGCTTTGGGCAAAGAATTACAAGTACCAATTTATAAGTTTGTAAAGGAAGCACTGATTAGAAAATTTGGTGAAGATTGGTATGCTGAGTTGGAAAAAGTAGCAGAGAACCATAGTATTTGA
- a CDS encoding DUF4412 domain-containing protein gives MKTLNVLKSIAVIVCCLVLHTTMAQNEKETKDKLPATYDFDYLYKLKMTHKKGNMTFDYYLNKDSKYFGFDTSEMAKGNNGTKVFMVMDSELGLTAMFMDMMGKKVVQKTSFNTSKYGTDTDNMPDHTFTQIDSKTINGYECEGYVSENDDQKITFYITDDVDVSFNQMFGSNTKNLPKGFDTGWLEKYAENGLMMEMIYEDKKKSKNNMTMLCTDLEKTDFSIDTSKYGSMMGAFGG, from the coding sequence ATGAAAACTTTAAACGTTTTAAAAAGCATAGCAGTAATAGTTTGTTGCTTAGTGCTTCATACAACAATGGCACAAAACGAAAAAGAAACTAAGGATAAGCTTCCAGCAACTTACGATTTCGATTACCTCTACAAACTCAAAATGACACATAAGAAAGGCAATATGACCTTTGACTACTACCTCAATAAAGACTCAAAATATTTTGGGTTTGATACTTCGGAAATGGCTAAGGGAAATAATGGCACCAAAGTATTTATGGTCATGGATTCAGAATTAGGCCTGACAGCGATGTTCATGGATATGATGGGTAAAAAGGTAGTTCAGAAAACATCATTTAACACTTCAAAATATGGAACTGACACTGATAATATGCCTGACCATACATTCACTCAAATTGACTCAAAAACCATCAATGGATATGAATGCGAAGGTTATGTGAGTGAAAATGACGATCAAAAAATCACGTTCTATATTACCGATGATGTAGATGTAAGTTTCAATCAAATGTTTGGTAGCAATACAAAAAATCTTCCTAAAGGTTTTGATACGGGTTGGTTAGAAAAATATGCAGAGAATGGTTTAATGATGGAAATGATATATGAAGATAAAAAGAAATCTAAAAATAATATGACCATGCTATGTACCGATTTAGAAAAGACAGATTTTTCTATAGATACCAGCAAATACGGTTCAATGATGGGGGCTTTTGGTGGCTAA